The Pseudophaeobacter arcticus DSM 23566 genome includes a region encoding these proteins:
- the pyk gene encoding pyruvate kinase: MKRSRNVKIVATLGPASDTYETIRALFEAGADVFRLNMSHGTQAEIAEKHAIIRQVEQDLGRSIGILADLQGPKLRVGVFAKGEEELVPGAAFRMDLDGAEGDLSRVCLPHPEIFAALEPGAHLLVNDGKIRLKVVRCGADFADCEVVIGGTISNRKGVNVPDVELPLAALSEKDRADLEFACGLGVDWLALSFVQRAKDVFEAKGLADGRAAVLSKIEKPSAVERFSEILDASDGIMVARGDLGVELPVAAVPPIQKRLVRKCRAAAKPVIVATQMLESMIDSPMPTRAEVSDVATAIYEGTDAIMLSAESAAGSYPVEAVQTMDRVAVEVEADPTYAQIIAASRSAKGDTVADAIVAAAREIAEKTEIKAICCFTQSGTTALLTARERPGVPIIALTPLPRTARRLALSWGCHCVLTSEQGRFKGAVVSAARAARAGGFASETDQIVVTAGVPFNVPGTTNILRVAPCDERLIYSTDPE, from the coding sequence ATGAAACGCTCGCGCAATGTAAAGATTGTCGCCACTCTGGGGCCCGCATCGGACACCTACGAGACCATTCGGGCGCTGTTTGAGGCCGGCGCCGATGTGTTCCGTTTGAATATGTCCCACGGCACCCAGGCTGAGATTGCAGAAAAACATGCCATCATTCGTCAGGTTGAACAGGACCTGGGCCGCTCTATCGGAATTCTGGCGGATCTTCAGGGGCCAAAACTGCGGGTTGGTGTCTTTGCCAAGGGCGAAGAGGAGCTGGTTCCAGGAGCGGCTTTCCGGATGGATCTGGACGGGGCAGAAGGCGATCTCTCTCGGGTCTGTCTGCCGCATCCAGAGATTTTTGCCGCTTTGGAGCCGGGCGCGCATCTTTTGGTCAACGATGGCAAGATCCGCCTCAAGGTGGTGCGTTGTGGCGCTGACTTTGCTGACTGCGAAGTGGTGATCGGCGGCACCATCTCCAACCGCAAGGGCGTCAATGTGCCAGATGTCGAGCTGCCCCTGGCGGCGCTGTCGGAAAAAGACCGGGCGGATCTGGAGTTTGCCTGTGGTCTGGGGGTGGACTGGCTGGCGCTCTCCTTTGTGCAGCGGGCCAAGGATGTGTTCGAGGCCAAGGGGCTGGCGGATGGCCGCGCGGCGGTGCTCTCCAAGATCGAAAAACCTTCGGCTGTGGAACGGTTTAGTGAAATTCTCGATGCCTCGGATGGCATCATGGTGGCGCGCGGGGATCTGGGGGTCGAACTGCCCGTGGCGGCGGTGCCACCGATCCAGAAGCGTCTGGTCCGCAAATGCCGCGCTGCGGCCAAGCCGGTGATTGTCGCGACCCAGATGCTGGAAAGCATGATCGACAGCCCAATGCCAACCCGGGCAGAGGTTTCGGATGTCGCCACGGCGATCTACGAGGGCACCGATGCCATCATGCTGAGCGCTGAATCAGCGGCGGGCAGCTATCCCGTCGAGGCCGTACAGACCATGGACCGGGTTGCGGTCGAGGTCGAGGCCGATCCGACCTATGCACAGATCATCGCCGCCTCGCGCTCTGCCAAGGGCGACACCGTGGCGGATGCCATCGTGGCTGCCGCCCGCGAGATTGCCGAAAAGACCGAGATCAAGGCAATCTGCTGCTTTACCCAAAGCGGCACCACCGCCTTGCTGACCGCGCGCGAACGCCCAGGTGTGCCGATCATCGCGCTGACGCCACTGCCACGCACCGCCAGGCGGCTGGCGTTGAGCTGGGGCTGCCACTGTGTGCTGACCTCTGAACAGGGGCGTTTCAAGGGCGCCGTTGTGAGCGCGGCACGGGCTGCCCGCGCCGGTGGCTTTGCCAGCGAAACCGATCAGATTGTGGTCACTGCCGGGGTGCCCTTTAATGTGCCCGGCACCACCAATATCCTGCGGGTGGCCCCCTGTGATGAACGTTTGATTTACAGCACAGACCCGGAGTAA
- a CDS encoding N-formylglutamate amidohydrolase, producing MTYSPFIIQGGDRPGRWLITCDHASNVVPPFVGGGDLGLPETDMRRHIAYDPGALAVSTLLGEYLDAPVVASNFSRLVIDPNRGEDDPTLLMQLYDGTIIPANRHADEAERESRLARCYRPYHAALAELAARPDTVIISVHSFTPQLRGRTPRPWEIGILHPEGERFSPCLIAALQAGGDLCVGINEPYTGYLPGDAIDTHATKMGRPNTLIELRNDLIADDAGQQLWAERLADSLPQALIASGL from the coding sequence ATGACATACAGTCCATTTATTATCCAAGGGGGCGATCGCCCCGGCCGCTGGCTCATCACCTGCGATCATGCCAGCAATGTGGTGCCGCCCTTTGTCGGCGGTGGCGACCTCGGCCTGCCAGAGACCGACATGCGCCGCCACATCGCCTATGATCCGGGCGCGCTGGCGGTAAGCACTTTGCTGGGAGAGTACCTGGACGCCCCGGTTGTGGCCTCAAATTTCTCCCGCCTGGTAATCGACCCCAATCGGGGCGAAGATGATCCAACCCTGCTGATGCAGCTCTATGACGGGACAATCATCCCCGCCAATCGCCACGCCGATGAGGCCGAACGCGAGAGCCGCCTTGCCCGCTGTTATCGCCCCTATCATGCGGCCCTGGCCGAATTGGCCGCACGGCCTGATACCGTGATTATCTCGGTGCATTCCTTTACGCCGCAGCTGCGTGGCCGCACGCCGCGCCCCTGGGAGATCGGCATCCTGCATCCAGAAGGTGAGCGGTTCTCCCCCTGTCTGATCGCCGCGCTACAGGCCGGCGGTGATCTTTGCGTCGGTATCAACGAACCCTATACCGGCTATCTGCCGGGAGATGCGATTGACACCCATGCCACCAAGATGGGCCGCCCCAATACCCTGATCGAGCTGCGCAACGATCTGATTGCCGATGACGCCGGGCAGCAGCTCTGGGCCGAGCGGTTGGCAGACTCCCTGCCACAGGCCTTGATTGCCTCGGGTCTGTAG
- a CDS encoding DUF1244 domain-containing protein, whose product MDPQTEIELQAAAFRRLQKHLMEDRTDVQNIDMMNLAGFCRNCLSRWYQEAANERGIEMGKVEAREIYYGMTMDEWKTTYQTEASPEKQAKFEVAFKENVTDKS is encoded by the coding sequence ATCGACCCACAGACCGAGATCGAACTCCAGGCCGCCGCCTTTCGCCGCTTGCAAAAGCACCTGATGGAAGACCGCACCGATGTGCAGAACATCGACATGATGAACCTGGCAGGGTTTTGTCGCAACTGCCTGAGCCGCTGGTATCAGGAAGCCGCCAATGAACGCGGCATCGAAATGGGCAAAGTGGAAGCCCGCGAGATCTACTATGGCATGACCATGGATGAGTGGAAAACCACCTACCAAACCGAGGCCAGCCCGGAAAAACAGGCCAAATTCGAAGTCGCCTTCAAAGAGAACGTGACTGATAAGAGCTAG
- a CDS encoding DODA-type extradiol aromatic ring-opening family dioxygenase: protein MPTQLPDRPKAVLMISGHWESDCFAVISAARPPMVYDYSGFPAETYEITYPAPGAPDLAKRVADLIEQAGLPSRLDPEMGFDHGCFVPMAVMYPEADIPLFQVSLRHGYDPEQHFRLGRALAPLRDEGVLIIGSGLSYHNLGLFGPAAKQPSLQFDAWLDATLALPQPARTAALLDWEQAPAARICHAKEDHFAPIFAALGAAEDAQALRIYHQDGIFGGVTASGYRFG from the coding sequence ATGCCCACACAATTGCCAGACCGCCCCAAGGCCGTGCTGATGATCTCTGGCCACTGGGAAAGCGATTGTTTTGCGGTCATATCCGCCGCCAGGCCGCCAATGGTTTATGACTATTCCGGCTTCCCAGCCGAAACCTATGAGATCACCTACCCAGCCCCCGGCGCGCCAGATCTCGCCAAACGCGTCGCGGATCTCATCGAACAGGCGGGGCTGCCCAGCAGATTGGATCCGGAAATGGGGTTTGACCACGGCTGTTTTGTCCCCATGGCCGTCATGTATCCCGAGGCCGATATCCCCCTGTTTCAGGTCTCCCTGCGCCATGGTTATGACCCGGAACAGCATTTCAGGTTGGGCCGAGCCCTGGCGCCGCTGCGCGACGAAGGCGTTCTGATCATCGGCTCCGGGCTCAGCTATCACAACCTCGGTCTGTTTGGCCCCGCTGCCAAACAGCCCTCGCTGCAGTTCGATGCCTGGCTCGACGCGACTCTGGCCCTGCCTCAACCGGCGCGCACCGCTGCGCTGCTGGACTGGGAGCAAGCGCCCGCAGCCCGAATATGCCATGCCAAAGAAGACCACTTTGCACCGATCTTTGCCGCCCTGGGTGCAGCCGAAGACGCGCAGGCACTGCGGATCTATCACCAAGATGGCATCTTTGGTGGCGTAACCGCCTCTGGCTATCGCTTCGGCTGA
- a CDS encoding IclR family transcriptional regulator, translating into MPAQVPEKQNTLYVGSLAKGLRILRAFDETATELSLSELVKRTGLEKSAAQRLANTLHLEGMLDKDPATKRYRPSHAWLEMAYAYFWSNPLVRLAMPKLIELSHQLDATVNLAELSGDHILYVSRVPGRSGQFASTIVGRRLPALSSAAGRAVLSTLPKETRDKMIATWPLPQMTPRTNMDRDSIVKIVDEAEANGFAMTQDQSILSQTGIAAPIKGPNGQAFAAIQCSVSTRMWSIEKIEQEILPYIIEAADSIAPHIRG; encoded by the coding sequence ATGCCGGCTCAAGTGCCTGAAAAACAAAACACTCTTTATGTAGGCTCTTTGGCCAAGGGGCTCAGAATTCTGCGCGCCTTTGATGAAACCGCGACCGAACTGTCCCTGAGTGAGCTGGTGAAACGAACCGGTTTGGAGAAAAGCGCCGCGCAGCGGCTGGCAAATACCCTGCACCTGGAAGGCATGCTGGACAAAGATCCGGCGACCAAACGCTATCGGCCGTCACATGCCTGGCTGGAGATGGCCTATGCCTATTTCTGGTCGAACCCTCTGGTTCGGCTGGCCATGCCCAAGCTGATTGAATTATCGCACCAGCTGGATGCAACCGTGAACCTTGCTGAATTGTCGGGGGATCACATTCTTTATGTCAGCCGGGTTCCCGGCCGCAGTGGCCAATTTGCGTCGACAATTGTTGGCCGTCGGTTGCCCGCCCTGAGCTCTGCGGCGGGACGTGCCGTTTTGTCGACCCTGCCCAAGGAGACGCGCGACAAAATGATCGCAACATGGCCGCTGCCGCAAATGACACCGCGCACAAACATGGATCGCGACAGTATCGTCAAGATCGTCGACGAAGCAGAGGCCAACGGGTTTGCAATGACGCAGGATCAGTCGATCCTGTCCCAGACCGGTATTGCGGCCCCCATCAAGGGACCAAATGGCCAGGCCTTTGCCGCCATTCAATGTTCGGTTTCAACCCGGATGTGGAGTATCGAGAAAATCGAGCAGGAGATCCTGCCCTATATTATTGAGGCGGCCGACAGCATCGCGCCCCACATCAGAGGCTGA
- a CDS encoding M20 family metallopeptidase, which translates to MTRNDALNQATEYFETGRLQSDLAALVAYRSESQNPDQALVLDQYLQEAIQPRLEAMGFICTIHQNPSSKIAGGPLLLGVRIEDPSLPTVLTYGHGDVIWGQEGEWRDGLTPFELTEEDDRLYGRGTADNKVQHLVNIAALESVLAVRGKLGFNVKIVLEMSEEIGSPGLAEMMDKHRDTMAADVLIASDGPRLSAERPTMFMGARGGISFDLVVDLRKGAHHSGNWGGLLADPAIILAQALASITDARGQLQIPEWRPTSLTPKIREALRDLPVGTDKEPTVDTDWGEAGLTPAERAYGWNSFTILAMKAGLPEAPVNAIAPMAWARCQLRYVVGTDIEQTLPALRRHLDAKGFDKVQIRPLDKAVFGATRLDPDHPWVTYVQASLKETTGKDPHVLPNLAGSLPNDFCGWLLHCKRFLSVFAVIFVSTVVCPACLCFGIASTGPNEFRERGSNRLIDLRGPQPFPECPCSWLT; encoded by the coding sequence ATGACCCGTAATGACGCCCTAAACCAAGCGACCGAGTATTTTGAAACCGGGCGGCTGCAGTCCGATCTGGCCGCACTGGTGGCCTATCGCAGTGAAAGCCAGAACCCGGATCAGGCTCTGGTGCTGGATCAATACCTGCAGGAAGCCATTCAACCCCGGCTTGAGGCCATGGGCTTTATCTGTACGATTCACCAAAACCCAAGTTCAAAGATCGCCGGAGGCCCATTATTGCTAGGGGTACGGATCGAAGACCCCAGCCTGCCGACAGTGCTGACCTATGGCCATGGCGATGTGATCTGGGGGCAGGAAGGCGAATGGCGCGACGGGCTCACCCCGTTTGAGCTGACCGAAGAGGATGACCGTCTGTATGGCCGTGGGACGGCCGATAACAAGGTGCAGCATCTGGTCAATATCGCGGCGCTTGAATCTGTTCTGGCCGTGCGCGGCAAGCTTGGCTTTAACGTCAAAATCGTCCTGGAAATGAGCGAAGAAATCGGCTCGCCTGGCCTGGCCGAAATGATGGACAAGCACCGGGACACTATGGCGGCGGATGTTCTGATTGCCTCTGACGGACCACGACTAAGCGCCGAGCGACCCACAATGTTCATGGGCGCACGCGGCGGAATCAGCTTTGATCTGGTGGTGGATCTGCGCAAAGGCGCGCATCATTCAGGCAATTGGGGCGGGCTGCTGGCTGATCCCGCTATCATCCTGGCCCAGGCTTTGGCCAGCATCACTGATGCACGCGGCCAGTTGCAGATCCCCGAATGGCGCCCGACAAGCCTGACCCCAAAAATACGCGAAGCCCTGCGTGATTTGCCCGTGGGCACCGACAAGGAACCCACCGTCGACACCGATTGGGGTGAAGCAGGCCTAACGCCAGCCGAACGCGCCTATGGCTGGAACAGTTTTACGATCCTGGCGATGAAAGCAGGACTCCCCGAAGCCCCGGTCAATGCCATCGCCCCAATGGCCTGGGCGCGGTGTCAGCTGCGCTATGTGGTTGGCACCGACATTGAACAAACGCTCCCGGCCCTGCGGCGCCACCTGGATGCAAAAGGATTCGACAAGGTTCAGATCAGACCTTTGGACAAAGCCGTGTTTGGTGCCACCCGGTTAGACCCCGACCACCCTTGGGTGACCTATGTGCAGGCCTCTCTCAAGGAGACAACGGGCAAGGATCCGCATGTTCTGCCCAATCTGGCCGGGTCGCTGCCCAATGACTTCTGTGGGTGGCTCCTGCATTGCAAGCGTTTTCTGTCGGTATTTGCGGTCATTTTCGTCAGTACTGTCGTCTGTCCGGCCTGTTTATGTTTTGGCATTGCCTCCACTGGCCCTAATGAATTCCGCGAGCGAGGTTCCAATCGGCTTATCGACCTCAGAGGGCCGCAGCCATTCCCGGAGTGTCCTTGCTCTTGGTTGACTTAA
- a CDS encoding IS110 family RNA-guided transposase, with protein sequence MTVKTVGLDLAKDVFQVHGISENGRVIFNKAIKRAKLLAFFETLPPCMVGMEACGSAHHWGRTLRKLGHDVRLMPANYVKPYVKRGKTDAVDAEAICEAVRRPTMRFVEIKTEDQQAILSIHRTRDLAVRQRTQLANMIRSLLREFGHILPIGIEAVTAFAKRHLDGDHPDMPEIANGMLGIQCYQFIGLNERISGYSKMIEQHALLNANARRLMRMPGIGPITASAIVATIGDAKQFRTGRDLAAWLGLTPLNKSSGGKERLGKITKAGDRYIRKLLVVGMTSRAVMAKRSPEKVDLWTAKIIAEKPFRLATVAMANKAARSIWAMLTKKQEYRQPAF encoded by the coding sequence ATGACAGTTAAGACAGTCGGCCTAGATTTGGCCAAGGATGTTTTTCAAGTTCACGGTATTTCCGAGAATGGTCGCGTGATCTTCAACAAGGCGATCAAGCGTGCGAAGCTATTGGCGTTCTTCGAGACGCTGCCGCCTTGTATGGTCGGAATGGAGGCCTGTGGATCAGCGCACCATTGGGGGCGCACACTGCGCAAACTTGGTCACGATGTCAGGTTGATGCCTGCGAACTATGTAAAGCCTTATGTCAAACGCGGAAAGACAGATGCGGTGGACGCGGAGGCAATTTGCGAAGCCGTCAGGCGCCCGACGATGCGCTTTGTCGAGATCAAGACCGAGGATCAACAGGCTATTCTATCGATCCACCGCACGCGGGATCTGGCAGTCCGGCAGCGCACCCAGCTGGCCAATATGATCCGCAGCCTGTTGCGCGAGTTCGGGCATATCTTGCCTATCGGGATCGAAGCGGTAACGGCCTTTGCGAAGCGCCACCTTGACGGTGATCACCCGGACATGCCTGAGATCGCGAACGGGATGCTCGGGATACAGTGCTACCAATTCATCGGCCTGAACGAACGCATCTCTGGCTATTCCAAGATGATCGAGCAACATGCTCTGCTAAATGCTAATGCGCGCAGATTGATGCGCATGCCAGGAATTGGGCCAATAACAGCATCGGCCATTGTCGCTACGATCGGGGACGCAAAACAATTCCGCACCGGGCGCGATCTAGCGGCTTGGCTGGGGCTGACCCCGCTCAACAAATCCAGCGGCGGCAAGGAGCGATTGGGCAAGATCACAAAGGCTGGCGACCGCTACATTCGCAAGCTTCTGGTCGTGGGCATGACGTCTCGCGCCGTAATGGCGAAGCGCTCACCTGAAAAAGTCGATCTGTGGACGGCGAAGATCATCGCGGAGAAACCGTTCCGGCTGGCAACCGTCGCGATGGCGAACAAGGCAGCGCGTTCCATCTGGGCGATGCTCACAAAGAAACAGGAATACAGGCAGCCCGCGTTCTAA
- a CDS encoding malonyl-CoA decarboxylase, with product MTLLADLLATIFDRRAASVTTGSYDDSSLLEMVDALMVTRSETQVLGLAREILARFPKLTDEQKLAFFRHLALGMDIDPQAVRAALNAYEAAPSQSTYRAFLAAAEPQRQELVRRLNQAPNATAALVHMRTDLLRLGRDDATLSAIDLDFRHLFVSWFNRGFLVLRPISWESPAHILEKVIAYEAVHEIQSWDDLRRRLAPEDRRCFAFFHPAMPDEPLIFVEVALTKGRASSIQALLSEDRTPIAASDADTAVFYSISNCQPGLAQISFGSSLIKQVATDLAAEQDGLKTFVTLSPMPGLRKWSDQIGAPWDPDTPETMQGLAAHYLVNAKRDDGLPFDPVARFHLGNGAVISDIYPTGDQSPKGLEQSGGVMVSYYYDLAKVTANQEHYIATKDVQALPSVKTLAKATAGTIGTNETPLHGQST from the coding sequence ATGACCCTACTAGCCGACCTTTTGGCAACTATCTTTGACAGACGCGCTGCCAGTGTGACAACCGGCAGCTATGACGACAGTTCCTTGTTGGAAATGGTCGATGCCCTGATGGTGACCCGCAGCGAAACCCAGGTGCTTGGCTTGGCACGCGAGATCCTGGCGCGGTTTCCTAAACTCACCGATGAGCAAAAGCTTGCGTTTTTCAGGCATCTGGCCCTCGGCATGGACATTGATCCCCAGGCGGTGCGCGCTGCCCTGAACGCCTATGAGGCGGCGCCTTCTCAATCCACCTACCGCGCCTTTCTGGCCGCTGCTGAACCCCAAAGGCAAGAGCTGGTGCGGAGGTTAAACCAGGCACCAAATGCAACCGCCGCTCTGGTCCATATGCGCACAGACCTGCTGCGCCTGGGACGTGATGATGCCACCTTGTCGGCCATTGATTTGGACTTTCGGCATTTGTTTGTCTCTTGGTTCAACCGTGGGTTTCTGGTTCTGCGGCCCATCAGCTGGGAAAGCCCGGCCCATATTCTGGAAAAAGTGATCGCCTATGAAGCGGTGCATGAAATCCAAAGCTGGGATGACCTGCGCCGCAGACTGGCCCCCGAGGACCGGCGCTGCTTTGCCTTTTTCCACCCCGCCATGCCGGACGAGCCGTTGATTTTTGTCGAAGTCGCCCTGACCAAAGGCCGTGCCTCCTCGATCCAGGCCTTGCTCAGCGAGGACCGCACCCCCATTGCTGCCAGTGACGCGGATACGGCGGTTTTTTATTCGATCTCCAATTGCCAACCCGGCCTTGCCCAGATCTCTTTTGGCAGTTCCCTGATCAAACAGGTGGCAACAGATCTTGCGGCGGAACAGGACGGGCTAAAAACCTTTGTGACCCTGTCCCCGATGCCCGGGTTGCGCAAATGGTCCGACCAGATCGGTGCGCCCTGGGATCCTGACACCCCCGAGACCATGCAGGGATTGGCGGCGCATTATCTGGTCAACGCCAAGCGGGATGATGGCCTGCCCTTTGATCCTGTCGCGCGCTTCCATCTTGGCAATGGCGCTGTGATTTCAGACATTTATCCAACTGGCGACCAATCTCCCAAGGGATTGGAGCAATCCGGCGGCGTGATGGTCAGCTATTATTACGATCTGGCCAAGGTGACTGCCAACCAAGAACATTACATCGCAACCAAAGACGTACAGGCCCTGCCATCCGTCAAGACCCTGGCGAAAGCGACGGCGGGTACCATCGGCACAAATGAGACCCCATTACATGGTCAATCAACATGA
- a CDS encoding malonate--CoA ligase, producing the protein MTNPLYDTLFGRHAGQSTPFLQLLDGTCLTHDSFLAMASQIAHVFADKGLSPGDRVAVQVDKSPECLAIYAACAQAGLVFLPLNTAYTASEVQYFFADSGAALIICASRSQPLIQAMADELDAAVLTLDADGSGSLMDHARSRPTTLAPVKRSPSDLAALLYTSGTTGRSKGAMLSQENLLSNAQVLAAEWQFTNQDILLHALPIFHTHGLFVAANVTLIAGGSMVFMPKFDLDTMISWMPRATCLMGVPTFYTRLLQDARFNRDLTAHMRLFISGSAPLLAETHIQFEERTGHRILERYGMTETNMNTSNPYSGERRAGTVGFPLPGVELKITNPDTGAALPQGEIGQIEVRGTNVFQGYWQMPDKTAAELRADGFFITGDLGQIDSDGYLHIVGRNKDLIISGGYNIYPKEIELLLDDQPDVLESAVIGVPHADFGESVIGILVPKPGKTPDISAIKLSVSAALAGFKQPRKLIIVDELPRNAMGKVQKNILRDRFS; encoded by the coding sequence ATGACTAATCCACTTTATGATACTCTGTTCGGCCGTCACGCCGGGCAATCCACCCCGTTCCTGCAACTGTTGGATGGCACTTGCCTAACCCATGACAGCTTTTTGGCCATGGCCTCCCAGATCGCCCATGTTTTTGCAGACAAAGGCCTGTCGCCAGGGGATCGCGTTGCCGTACAGGTAGATAAATCGCCGGAATGCCTTGCGATTTATGCCGCTTGCGCGCAGGCGGGTCTGGTGTTTTTGCCGCTCAACACCGCCTATACCGCCAGCGAAGTGCAGTATTTCTTTGCAGACAGCGGTGCGGCCCTGATCATCTGCGCCAGCCGCTCCCAGCCGCTGATCCAAGCGATGGCGGATGAACTGGATGCGGCGGTGCTGACGCTGGATGCCGATGGCTCGGGGTCTTTGATGGATCACGCCCGCAGCAGGCCCACGACATTGGCCCCGGTCAAGCGCAGCCCCAGTGATCTGGCCGCATTGCTCTATACATCGGGGACAACCGGGCGCTCCAAGGGCGCAATGCTGAGCCAGGAAAACCTGTTGTCCAATGCCCAGGTCCTGGCCGCCGAGTGGCAATTCACCAACCAGGACATCCTGCTGCACGCCTTGCCGATCTTTCACACCCACGGCTTGTTTGTTGCGGCCAATGTGACGCTTATTGCCGGCGGCAGCATGGTGTTTATGCCCAAATTCGATCTCGATACCATGATCAGCTGGATGCCGCGCGCCACCTGCCTGATGGGGGTGCCAACCTTTTACACCCGCCTGCTGCAAGATGCCCGGTTCAACCGCGATCTGACGGCGCATATGCGGCTGTTCATCTCCGGTTCCGCTCCGCTCCTGGCCGAGACCCATATCCAGTTCGAAGAGCGCACCGGCCACCGTATCCTTGAGCGCTATGGTATGACGGAAACCAATATGAACACGTCAAATCCCTATAGTGGCGAACGTCGTGCGGGCACTGTTGGCTTTCCACTGCCCGGCGTCGAGCTGAAGATAACCAATCCCGACACCGGCGCCGCCCTCCCCCAGGGCGAGATTGGTCAAATCGAAGTGCGCGGGACAAATGTCTTTCAGGGCTATTGGCAAATGCCGGACAAGACGGCCGCTGAACTGCGCGCTGATGGCTTTTTCATCACCGGAGATCTGGGCCAGATCGACAGCGACGGCTATCTGCACATCGTCGGGCGCAACAAAGACCTGATCATCTCGGGCGGGTACAATATTTACCCCAAGGAAATAGAGCTGCTGCTTGATGATCAGCCTGATGTACTGGAAAGCGCGGTCATCGGCGTGCCACATGCGGATTTTGGGGAATCGGTGATTGGCATTCTGGTGCCAAAGCCGGGGAAAACACCCGATATTTCTGCAATCAAGCTCTCTGTCAGCGCAGCACTCGCAGGTTTCAAACAGCCCCGCAAATTGATCATTGTGGATGAACTGCCGCGCAATGCCATGGGCAAAGTCCAAAAGAACATTCTGCGTGACAGGTTTTCCTGA